One part of the Futiania mangrovi genome encodes these proteins:
- the dctP gene encoding TRAP transporter substrate-binding protein DctP — protein sequence MAALAIAGTFATAANAQDYTFRMAIISSENSVYYEDMAKPFADLVDQLTDGRVKIEILPAGTVGSVLKLHEAVQDGLIDMAQTTPIFLGTADVVNAMIASFPTGLGVDSYLPWLYSAGGLELWQEHRREKMGMHALVSALGPSEFFAHANVPIRNGDDLQGKKFRTLGNWAAIVQENYGAVPTVVAGSEIYGMLEKGGIDMAEYSIPSENQKIGFQEVAKYIIYPGIQAPAWAFETVMLSETWDELPDDIKAKMELAAEINTHRSLRVMTVRDLDTMEELSKGGNEFVRLDDAFMADAMEKSRAWALRNAEEAKAKGDDLPMRVATSIFEFQDHWRKNAGYLVLDTPK from the coding sequence GTGGCGGCCCTCGCCATCGCCGGCACGTTCGCCACGGCGGCGAACGCGCAGGACTACACGTTCCGGATGGCCATCATCTCGAGCGAGAACAGCGTCTACTACGAGGACATGGCCAAGCCCTTCGCCGACCTCGTGGACCAGCTGACGGACGGGCGGGTGAAGATCGAGATCCTGCCCGCGGGCACGGTCGGCTCGGTGCTGAAACTGCACGAAGCGGTGCAGGACGGCCTGATCGACATGGCGCAGACCACGCCGATCTTCCTCGGCACCGCGGATGTGGTGAACGCGATGATCGCGTCCTTCCCGACGGGACTGGGAGTCGACAGCTACCTGCCGTGGCTCTATTCCGCCGGCGGCCTGGAGCTGTGGCAGGAGCACCGGCGCGAGAAGATGGGCATGCATGCGCTCGTGAGCGCGCTTGGCCCGTCGGAGTTCTTCGCCCACGCCAACGTGCCCATCCGCAACGGCGACGACCTGCAGGGCAAGAAGTTCCGCACGCTCGGCAACTGGGCGGCCATCGTGCAGGAAAACTATGGCGCGGTGCCGACGGTCGTCGCGGGCTCGGAAATCTACGGGATGCTCGAGAAGGGCGGCATCGACATGGCCGAGTACTCGATCCCGTCTGAGAACCAGAAGATCGGCTTCCAGGAAGTGGCCAAGTACATCATTTATCCGGGTATCCAGGCCCCGGCCTGGGCGTTCGAGACGGTGATGCTGTCGGAGACGTGGGACGAGCTTCCCGACGACATCAAGGCCAAGATGGAACTCGCGGCCGAGATCAACACCCACCGCAGCCTGCGCGTGATGACGGTGCGCGACCTCGACACGATGGAGGAACTCAGCAAGGGCGGGAACGAATTCGTCCGCCTCGACGACGCCTTCATGGCCGATGCCATGGAGAAATCGCGCGCCTGGGCCCTGCGCAACGCCGAGGAAGCGAAGGCCAAGGGCGACGATCTGCCGATGCGGGTCGCAACCTCGATCTTCGAGTTCCAGGACCATTGGCGCAAGAACGCGGGCTATCTCGTGCTCGATACGCCGAAGTAA
- a CDS encoding TRAP transporter small permease subunit has protein sequence MRAFIEFLLGVVDRLSGALAGVAVLLTAGMIGAMLYEVVARYFFGAPTIWSNDISYMLNGAVFMLGAAYTLRHDGHVRIDVLQQMMPYRLRHGLQALFYLVLFAPILWMVLDFAWTRTLRAYVRGSLETASAWEPLIWPFLTGLTAGLAALFVQVIAEAVRHALAVWDGPRDVPATDMR, from the coding sequence GTGCGCGCGTTCATCGAGTTCCTGCTCGGCGTCGTCGACCGGCTGTCAGGCGCGCTGGCCGGCGTCGCGGTCCTGCTGACCGCCGGCATGATCGGCGCCATGCTGTACGAGGTCGTCGCCCGCTATTTCTTCGGCGCGCCGACGATCTGGTCGAACGACATTTCCTACATGCTGAACGGCGCGGTATTCATGCTGGGCGCGGCCTACACGCTGCGCCACGACGGGCACGTGCGCATCGACGTTCTGCAGCAGATGATGCCCTACCGGCTGCGCCATGGGCTGCAGGCGCTTTTCTATCTCGTCCTGTTTGCGCCGATCCTCTGGATGGTGCTGGACTTCGCCTGGACCCGCACGCTGCGCGCCTATGTCCGCGGCTCCCTGGAGACGGCAAGCGCATGGGAGCCGTTGATCTGGCCGTTCCTGACGGGACTGACGGCCGGACTGGCCGCCTTGTTCGTCCAGGTGATCGCCGAGGCGGTCCGGCACGCGCTCGCGGTCTGGGACGGTCCGCGCGACGTGCCCGCCACCGACATGCGCTGA
- a CDS encoding TRAP transporter large permease, with protein MENDVLAILMFPAMIGLLLLGFQVAFSLLVVGTLFGWVLYDHRVAIQLFNVIQTTASQFLLTAVPPFILMGCILERSGIAERLFNVVQLWVGRLPGGLALTTMLMAAMIAATTGIVGAVEVMIGLMAIPAMQRLGYRNDLIAGTVCAGGSLGTMIPPSLVLIVYASVANLSVGKLFAAAILPGAIMVAAFLAYITVRSIVTPPATPEREAADPGHGMTLGRKLWLTLVGLLPAAGLIFAVLGTILKGIATPTEAASVGALGALVLAGFYRRLDLPMLREAFLTTLKLTSMILFIVVGGSMFSSIFRGLGGNDVVRAVVEAADLGTFGIVALLLAIVFVAGFILEWVSVLLICLPIFVPILDAYAVDPIWFAMLTFIMLQTSYLTPPMAPSIFYLKGIAPPGMTTREMYAGVVPFIACMLFVLALVMLFPGLATWLPGVLVTGF; from the coding sequence GTGGAAAACGACGTTCTCGCGATCCTGATGTTCCCGGCGATGATCGGGCTGCTGCTGCTTGGCTTCCAGGTGGCATTCTCCCTGCTCGTCGTCGGCACGCTGTTCGGCTGGGTGCTCTACGATCACCGCGTCGCGATCCAGCTGTTCAACGTGATCCAGACCACCGCCTCGCAATTCCTGCTGACGGCCGTGCCGCCCTTCATTCTCATGGGCTGCATCCTTGAGCGTTCCGGCATCGCCGAGCGGCTGTTCAATGTCGTCCAGCTGTGGGTCGGGCGGCTGCCCGGGGGGCTGGCGCTCACCACCATGCTGATGGCGGCGATGATCGCGGCCACCACGGGCATCGTCGGTGCGGTCGAGGTGATGATCGGGCTGATGGCGATCCCGGCGATGCAGAGGCTCGGCTACCGCAACGACCTGATCGCAGGGACCGTGTGCGCCGGTGGCTCGCTCGGCACGATGATCCCGCCGTCGCTGGTGCTGATCGTCTATGCCTCGGTGGCGAACCTCTCGGTGGGCAAGCTCTTTGCCGCGGCGATCCTGCCCGGTGCGATTATGGTCGCGGCCTTCCTCGCCTACATCACCGTGCGCAGCATCGTCACGCCGCCCGCGACGCCGGAGCGTGAGGCCGCAGATCCGGGGCACGGCATGACGCTCGGCCGCAAGCTGTGGCTGACGCTGGTCGGACTGCTGCCCGCCGCGGGCCTGATCTTTGCGGTGCTCGGCACGATCCTGAAGGGTATCGCGACGCCGACGGAGGCCGCCTCGGTCGGCGCGCTGGGTGCGCTTGTGCTGGCCGGGTTCTATCGCAGGCTCGACCTGCCCATGCTGCGCGAGGCGTTCCTGACCACGCTGAAGCTCACCTCCATGATCCTCTTCATCGTTGTGGGCGGCTCGATGTTCTCCTCGATCTTCCGGGGCCTCGGGGGGAACGACGTGGTGCGCGCGGTCGTGGAGGCGGCGGACCTCGGCACGTTCGGCATCGTCGCATTGCTGCTCGCCATCGTGTTCGTCGCGGGGTTCATCCTTGAGTGGGTGTCGGTGCTGCTGATCTGCCTGCCGATCTTCGTGCCGATCCTCGATGCCTACGCAGTGGACCCGATCTGGTTCGCGATGCTGACCTTCATCATGCTGCAGACGTCCTACCTGACGCCGCCGATGGCACCGTCCATCTTCTATCTGAAGGGGATCGCGCCGCCTGGCATGACCACCCGGGAGATGTACGCGGGCGTCGTGCCCTTCATTGCCTGCATGCTGTTCGTGCTGGCCCTTGTCATGCTGTTCCCCGGACTGGCCACCTGGCTCCCCGGGGTATTGGTGACCGGGTTCTGA
- a CDS encoding L-2-amino-thiazoline-4-carboxylic acid hydrolase, whose protein sequence is MSTITNLERRRIQGEIVKPIYEELLAEVGPEKAREILSRAVTKSAIAEARQAAAAAEGGASMESFTENFNRTYRNRGAEAGIEVEVLGEGPGHLDFNVTRCRFVEMYRDLGLGDIADVLSCNRDGVFAEAYAPDIRLDRAQTIAQGAPCCTFRYRLKSGG, encoded by the coding sequence ATGAGCACCATCACCAATCTCGAACGCCGCCGCATCCAGGGCGAGATCGTCAAGCCGATCTACGAGGAACTGCTGGCGGAAGTGGGCCCGGAGAAGGCGCGCGAGATCCTGTCCCGCGCCGTCACCAAATCCGCCATTGCCGAGGCGCGTCAGGCCGCCGCCGCAGCAGAAGGCGGCGCGTCCATGGAGAGCTTCACCGAAAACTTCAACCGCACCTACCGCAACCGCGGGGCCGAGGCCGGCATCGAGGTCGAGGTGCTGGGCGAGGGACCTGGCCACCTGGACTTCAACGTGACCCGCTGCCGCTTCGTGGAGATGTACCGCGATCTTGGGCTGGGCGACATCGCCGACGTGCTCTCGTGCAACCGCGACGGCGTGTTCGCGGAAGCCTATGCACCGGACATCCGGCTCGACCGCGCGCAGACGATCGCCCAGGGCGCGCCCTGCTGTACCTTCCGGTACCGTCTGAAGTCAGGGGGCTGA
- a CDS encoding RraA family protein, with protein sequence MTDDGSVQELMGAFRALSSPIVSDALDALGIHGTVDGIGAQTPGARMCGPAFTVRYTLAGAALGRFADFMDDVPAGAVVVIDNGGRTQMSVWGDTLSQFAARNGFAGTVIDGVCRDIDGTRGLDYPMFSRGVFMRTGKGRVGIESTQQPVCIGPVAVRPGDLIFGDDTGVVVVPQDRMEDVLREARRISARDDAWSDAIAAGLPMADVWKATGKD encoded by the coding sequence ATGACAGATGACGGCAGCGTTCAGGAGTTGATGGGGGCGTTTCGGGCGCTCAGTTCACCGATCGTCTCGGACGCGCTGGATGCTCTCGGCATCCACGGCACGGTGGACGGCATAGGGGCACAGACACCGGGAGCGAGGATGTGCGGGCCCGCCTTTACTGTGCGCTACACGTTGGCCGGGGCCGCGCTCGGCCGGTTCGCCGACTTCATGGACGATGTGCCGGCCGGCGCCGTGGTCGTCATCGACAATGGCGGCAGGACGCAAATGTCGGTCTGGGGAGATACTCTGTCTCAATTCGCTGCCCGGAACGGCTTTGCAGGTACGGTGATCGACGGCGTCTGCCGCGACATCGACGGCACGCGCGGGCTCGATTACCCGATGTTCAGCCGCGGCGTCTTCATGCGGACCGGCAAGGGCCGGGTCGGTATCGAGAGCACGCAGCAACCCGTGTGCATCGGACCCGTCGCGGTGAGACCCGGCGACCTGATCTTCGGGGACGACACGGGCGTTGTCGTCGTGCCGCAGGACCGCATGGAGGACGTGCTGAGGGAAGCACGGCGCATATCTGCGCGGGACGACGCCTGGTCCGACGCCATCGCTGCCGGCCTGCCGATGGCGGACGTCTGGAAGGCCACGGGCAAGGACTGA